Proteins encoded by one window of Myripristis murdjan chromosome 1, fMyrMur1.1, whole genome shotgun sequence:
- the chchd10 gene encoding coiled-coil-helix-coiled-coil-helix domain-containing protein 10, mitochondrial, which translates to MARGSRSRPSAPASPSPSHAPAPAHPPPSALASAPAQPQGPGLMAQMASTAAGVAVGSAVGHVMGSALTGAFSGGSSSSSSSPEPAKPAYQEPPRPGPAQQGPCHFEVRQFLDCATTQSDLSLCEGFNEALKQCKYSHGVTSLV; encoded by the exons ATGGCCAGAGGAAGCCGCAGCCGCCCCTCTGCTCCAGCGAG cccATCTCCATCCCATGCTCCAGCCCCTGCCCATCCACCCCCTTCAGCCCTGGCCTCAGCCCCAGCCCAGCCCCAGGGACCGGGGCTCATGGCCCAGATGGCTAGTACTGCCGCTGGGGTGGCAGTCGGCTCGGCTGTTGGCCATGTCATGGGCAGCGCCCTTACTGGAGCTTTTAgtgggggcagcagcagcagcagcagcagcccagaGCCAGCAAAGCCTGCATATCAG GAGCCCCctcggcccggcccggcccagCAGGGCCCCTGTCACTTTGAGGTGAGACAGTTTCTGGACTGTGCCACCACTCAGTCTGACCTGAGCTTGTGTGAGGGCTTCAATGAGGCTCTCAAACAGTGCAAGTACTCTCATG gtgTGACATCACTGGTGTAA
- the ddt gene encoding D-dopachrome decarboxylase, translating to MPFIDLESNLPAGSFSEDFLKQLCSTTAAVLGKPEDRMNLVVKPGLPMLIAGSCSPCVVLSVSAIGVTDTADKNKEHSAKIFQFLTKQLGLSEDRIVIRFYALEPHQVGKKGTVMSFL from the exons ATGCCTTTCATCGACTTAGAAAGCAACTTGCCAGCGGGCTCCTTCTCCGAGGACTTCCTGAAGCAGCTGTGCTCCACCACCGCGGCTGTTCTGGGAAAACCTGAAGAC AGGATGAACCTGGTGGTGAAACCTGGCTTGCCCATGCTGATAGCCGGGTCCTGCTCTCCATGTGtggtgctgtctgtctctgccatTGGGGTCACCGACACTGCTGACAAGAACAAGGAGCACAGCGCCAAGATTTTCCAATTTCTGACAAAGCAGCTGGGCCTCAGTGAAGACAG GATTGTTATCCGGTTCTACGCACTGGAGCCTCATCAGGTCGGCAAGAAAGGAACTGTCATGAGCTTCTTGTGA